A genomic region of Natronoarchaeum mannanilyticum contains the following coding sequences:
- a CDS encoding response regulator, with translation MIEHRSAEPIDVLLVEDNPGDVRLTEEAFAEAKISNDLHVVRDGESALDFVYRRGDYESAPTPDLVLLDLNLPKIDGTEVLEEIKTDDALKRIPVIVLTSSSAEEDIVESYELHSNAYLTKPVDPDEFVELVQSFEEFWFTLVKLPPEPEAEPTPLEGEE, from the coding sequence ATGATTGAACATAGGTCGGCCGAGCCGATCGACGTCCTGCTGGTCGAGGACAATCCCGGGGACGTTCGCCTGACAGAGGAGGCGTTCGCGGAGGCGAAGATCAGCAACGATCTCCACGTCGTCCGCGACGGCGAATCGGCGCTCGATTTCGTCTATCGGCGCGGCGACTACGAGTCGGCGCCGACGCCGGATCTCGTGTTGCTGGATCTGAACCTCCCGAAGATCGACGGCACGGAGGTCCTGGAGGAGATCAAGACCGACGACGCGCTCAAGCGGATCCCGGTGATCGTGCTGACCAGTTCGTCGGCGGAAGAAGACATCGTCGAGAGCTACGAGCTGCACTCGAACGCGTATCTCACGAAGCCGGTCGACCCCGACGAGTTCGTCGAGCTGGTGCAGTCCTTCGAGGAATTCTGGTTCACGCTCGTCAAACTGCCGCCCGAACCGGAGGCCGAACCGACGCCGCTCGAGGGGGAAGAATGA
- a CDS encoding PAS domain S-box protein: protein MTEGGGSAGSTVPEDSHDGVTIERYRTLVDAVDDGLFQLDAEATIVDANDAIADAVGRRRDELVGEHVAAILGDDAERAEATVAELRDGPDDAATLELLTDPAVANAGFEELRIALVEEGGEYRGSVGVLRAGSETVDESQLEESEQRFRSLVDAVEEYAIFMLDPDGRVATWNEGAERIKGYAEDEIVGQHFSTFYTDEDREAGVPASNLDAAMEESWVEDEGWRVRADGSHFWANVTITAVRDDDGTLQGFAKVTHDMTDRRERERELRRERDLNEKLLQTAPVAIAVYDSDGELLLSNRRTRDVFGLPESGDVDDLHDADRWDVYDAEEKPLPADELPPARVLESGEPVVNDEIAIDPPDGDRRWFRVNAVPLFDAEESVDRVVVAGEDVTELKRRERQLRRQRDELESELGEVFGRVSDAFFALDEEFRFTHINERAHELINPEDRELVGESIWDQFPKATERLFKPHYERALENQETVSFEEYYPEPLDIWFEVRAYPSETGLSVYFRDISERKQRERELEESERRYRTLAEHFPNGVVTLFDHDLEYTLAAGQGFDRIPVDPEDLEGNSFRDAWDEETVDTLEPAFQDALDGEESTVELEYVDREWIFQAVPIADERGDVFAGMTMAIDVTEQKEQERALEQYSEYLDDVIDGIDDLFYVLDSDGGLRRWNESLADVTGYSNAEIDSMDALDFFEEDAETIASAVAKGFEEGGVIVEADLVTNDGERIPYEFSATTVENPEGDTVLAGIGRDVSEQKDRERELTKYETIVETIEDGIYVKDEDGYFTMVNDAYAEMTGYDRDELVGAHASLVVDEATIGDSREMLSGAALEDGDEPTMEATLRTKDGGAIPAEGTFASIDTDDEREEVGVVRDITERKERRRKLEESNERLEQFAYAASHDLQEPLRMVSSYLSLVERRYADELDDDAEEFIEFAVDGAERMREMIDALLEYSRVETRGDPFEPVDLEAVYEDAIQDLEVKIAESDAEIEAEPLPEAYGDEGQLRQVFENLLSNAIEYSEEGPPQVDVGAERDGEMWIVSVSDDGIGIDPEHADRVFEVFNRLHTREEHDGTGIGLALCRRIVERHGGEIWVDSTPGEGSTFYFSVPAQGEDND, encoded by the coding sequence ATGACCGAGGGAGGGGGGTCCGCCGGATCGACCGTTCCGGAGGACTCGCACGACGGAGTGACGATCGAGCGCTATCGGACGCTCGTCGACGCGGTCGACGACGGCCTGTTCCAGCTCGACGCCGAGGCGACGATCGTCGACGCGAACGACGCGATCGCCGACGCGGTCGGCCGGCGTCGCGACGAGCTCGTGGGGGAGCACGTCGCGGCGATCCTCGGCGACGACGCCGAGCGCGCCGAAGCGACCGTCGCGGAGCTCCGCGACGGTCCCGACGACGCGGCGACGCTGGAGCTGCTGACCGATCCGGCCGTCGCGAACGCCGGGTTCGAGGAGCTTCGCATCGCGCTCGTCGAGGAGGGCGGCGAGTATCGCGGGAGCGTCGGCGTCCTCCGCGCCGGGTCGGAGACCGTCGACGAGAGCCAGCTCGAGGAGAGCGAACAGCGGTTCCGGTCGCTGGTCGACGCCGTCGAGGAGTACGCCATCTTCATGCTCGATCCCGACGGCCGAGTCGCCACCTGGAACGAGGGCGCCGAGCGGATCAAGGGGTACGCCGAGGACGAGATCGTCGGACAGCACTTCTCGACGTTCTACACCGACGAGGACAGGGAGGCGGGCGTCCCGGCTTCGAATCTCGACGCGGCGATGGAAGAGAGCTGGGTCGAGGACGAGGGCTGGCGCGTTCGCGCCGACGGCTCGCACTTCTGGGCGAACGTGACGATCACGGCGGTCCGCGACGACGACGGCACGCTTCAGGGGTTCGCGAAAGTGACCCACGACATGACCGATCGCCGCGAACGGGAGCGCGAACTGCGCCGCGAGCGCGACCTCAACGAGAAGCTGCTCCAGACGGCCCCGGTGGCGATCGCGGTGTACGACAGCGACGGCGAGTTGCTGCTGTCGAACCGCCGGACCCGCGACGTGTTCGGTCTCCCCGAATCGGGCGACGTGGACGACCTCCACGACGCCGACCGGTGGGACGTGTACGACGCCGAGGAGAAGCCGCTCCCGGCCGACGAGCTCCCGCCCGCGCGAGTGCTCGAGAGCGGCGAGCCAGTCGTGAACGACGAAATCGCCATCGACCCGCCCGACGGCGATCGCCGCTGGTTCCGGGTCAACGCCGTCCCGCTGTTCGACGCCGAGGAGTCGGTCGATCGGGTCGTCGTTGCGGGAGAGGACGTGACGGAGCTCAAGCGCCGCGAGCGCCAGCTCCGCCGGCAGCGCGACGAACTCGAGTCGGAACTCGGGGAAGTGTTCGGCCGCGTTTCCGACGCGTTCTTCGCGCTCGACGAGGAGTTCCGATTCACCCACATCAACGAGCGGGCGCACGAGCTGATCAATCCGGAGGATCGGGAGCTGGTCGGCGAGTCCATCTGGGACCAGTTCCCGAAAGCCACCGAGAGACTGTTCAAGCCCCACTACGAGCGCGCACTGGAGAATCAGGAGACCGTCTCGTTCGAGGAGTACTACCCCGAGCCGCTCGACATCTGGTTCGAGGTTCGGGCGTATCCCTCGGAAACCGGACTGTCGGTGTACTTCCGGGATATCTCCGAACGGAAGCAGCGCGAGCGCGAACTCGAGGAGTCGGAGCGCCGGTATCGGACGCTCGCCGAGCACTTCCCGAACGGCGTCGTGACGCTGTTCGATCACGACCTCGAGTACACGCTGGCGGCGGGTCAGGGGTTCGACAGGATTCCCGTCGATCCCGAGGACCTCGAGGGCAACTCGTTCCGGGACGCCTGGGACGAGGAAACCGTCGATACTCTCGAACCGGCGTTTCAGGACGCGCTGGACGGAGAAGAGAGCACCGTCGAACTCGAGTACGTCGACCGGGAGTGGATCTTCCAGGCGGTGCCGATCGCCGACGAGCGCGGCGACGTGTTCGCCGGGATGACGATGGCGATCGACGTCACCGAGCAGAAAGAACAGGAGCGCGCCCTCGAACAGTACAGCGAGTACCTCGACGACGTGATCGACGGGATCGACGACCTGTTCTACGTGCTCGATTCCGACGGCGGGCTGCGTCGGTGGAACGAGAGCCTCGCCGACGTGACGGGGTACTCGAACGCGGAGATCGACTCGATGGACGCGCTGGACTTCTTCGAGGAGGACGCCGAGACGATCGCGTCCGCCGTCGCGAAAGGGTTCGAGGAGGGAGGCGTGATCGTCGAGGCCGATCTCGTGACGAACGACGGCGAGCGGATCCCCTACGAGTTCTCGGCGACGACGGTCGAGAACCCCGAGGGCGACACCGTCCTGGCCGGTATCGGGCGGGACGTCTCCGAGCAGAAGGACAGGGAGCGCGAGCTGACCAAGTACGAGACGATCGTCGAGACGATCGAGGACGGCATCTACGTGAAAGACGAGGACGGCTACTTCACGATGGTCAACGACGCGTACGCCGAGATGACCGGCTACGATCGCGACGAGCTGGTCGGCGCGCACGCGTCGCTGGTCGTCGACGAGGCGACGATCGGGGACTCGCGAGAGATGCTGTCGGGGGCCGCGCTCGAGGACGGCGACGAACCCACCATGGAGGCGACGCTCCGGACGAAAGACGGCGGCGCGATCCCCGCGGAGGGGACGTTCGCGTCGATCGATACCGACGACGAACGCGAGGAGGTCGGCGTCGTCCGCGACATCACGGAACGAAAGGAGCGACGACGGAAGCTAGAGGAGTCCAACGAGCGCCTCGAACAGTTCGCGTACGCGGCGTCCCACGACCTCCAGGAGCCCCTTCGGATGGTATCGAGCTACCTGTCGCTGGTCGAACGGCGGTACGCCGACGAGCTCGACGACGACGCCGAGGAGTTCATCGAGTTCGCCGTCGACGGCGCCGAACGGATGCGCGAGATGATCGACGCCCTGCTGGAGTACTCCCGCGTCGAGACGCGCGGGGACCCCTTCGAGCCCGTCGATCTCGAAGCCGTCTACGAGGACGCGATCCAGGATCTGGAGGTGAAGATCGCGGAGAGCGACGCCGAGATCGAAGCCGAGCCGCTCCCGGAGGCGTACGGCGACGAGGGGCAGCTCCGGCAGGTGTTCGAGAATCTCCTGAGCAACGCCATCGAGTACAGTGAGGAGGGCCCGCCCCAGGTCGACGTCGGCGCCGAGCGCGACGGCGAGATGTGGATCGTCTCGGTCAGCGACGATGGGATCGGCATCGATCCCGAGCACGCCGATCGCGTGTTCGAGGTGTTCAACCGGCTTCACACGCGCGAGGAACACGATGGGACGGGAATCGGACTCGCGCTGTGCCGGCGGATCGTCGAGCGTCACGGCGGCGAGATCTGGGTCGACTCGACGCCCGGAGAGGGATCGACATTTTACTTTAGCGTGCCCGCTCAAGGGGAAGACAATGATTGA
- a CDS encoding O-acetylhomoserine aminocarboxypropyltransferase/cysteine synthase family protein produces MSDDEPGFYTQSVHAGQEPDEATGSRAPPIYQTTSYVFDDAEHAASLFALEEKGNIYSRIMNPTNAMLESRLAELEGGVGAIATSSGMAALDLATFTLASAGDNIVTASSLYGGTYTYFTHTAPRRNVETRFVDTLDYEAYEEAIDEDTAYVHLETIGNPALVTPDIERVAEIAHENDAPLLVDNTFATPYLCNPLEHGADLVWHSTTKWIHGSGSTVGGVLIDGGSFPWEEGDYAEIAEDNPAYHGLNFRETFGEAAFAFTARARSMRDLGNQQAPFDAWVTLQKLETLPLRVQRHCDNAQIVAEYLDDHPEVEWVTYPGLEDHETHETASEYLDGGYGGMITFGLSEGEEAGRKLVESTELASLLANVGDAKTLIIHPSSTTHQQLTEEEKIASGTTPDLVRLSVGLEDPEDIVADLDQAIEKATE; encoded by the coding sequence TCGACGACGCCGAGCACGCCGCGTCGCTGTTCGCCCTCGAAGAGAAGGGCAACATCTACAGCCGCATCATGAACCCGACGAACGCGATGTTAGAGAGCCGGCTCGCCGAGCTGGAGGGCGGCGTCGGCGCCATCGCGACCTCGAGCGGGATGGCGGCGCTGGACCTGGCGACGTTCACGCTGGCCTCGGCCGGCGACAACATCGTAACGGCGTCGTCGCTGTACGGCGGCACGTACACGTACTTCACTCACACCGCGCCGCGGCGGAACGTCGAGACGCGGTTCGTCGACACGCTCGACTACGAGGCCTACGAGGAGGCGATCGACGAGGACACCGCCTACGTCCACCTCGAAACCATCGGCAACCCGGCGCTCGTCACGCCGGACATCGAGCGCGTCGCCGAGATCGCCCACGAGAACGACGCGCCGCTGCTGGTCGACAACACGTTCGCGACGCCGTACCTCTGCAACCCGCTGGAGCACGGCGCCGACCTCGTCTGGCACTCGACGACGAAGTGGATCCACGGCAGCGGCTCGACGGTCGGCGGCGTCCTGATCGACGGCGGCTCGTTCCCCTGGGAGGAGGGCGACTACGCGGAGATCGCCGAGGACAACCCCGCCTACCACGGGCTGAACTTCCGCGAGACGTTCGGCGAGGCCGCCTTCGCGTTCACGGCTCGCGCCCGATCGATGCGCGATCTTGGCAACCAGCAGGCCCCCTTCGACGCCTGGGTCACCCTGCAGAAGCTAGAGACGCTGCCCCTGCGCGTCCAGCGCCACTGCGACAACGCCCAGATCGTCGCCGAGTACCTCGACGACCACCCCGAGGTGGAGTGGGTGACCTACCCCGGGCTGGAGGACCACGAGACCCACGAGACCGCCTCGGAGTATCTGGACGGTGGATACGGCGGCATGATCACCTTCGGCCTCTCGGAGGGCGAGGAGGCCGGCCGCAAGCTCGTCGAGTCGACCGAACTCGCCAGCCTGCTCGCGAACGTCGGTGACGCGAAGACGCTGATCATCCATCCCTCCAGCACCACCCACCAGCAGCTCACCGAGGAGGAAAAGATCGCCAGCGGCACGACGCCGGACCTCGTTCGCCTGTCGGTCGGCCTCGAAGATCCCGAGGACATCGTCGCCGACCTCGACCAGGCGATCGAGAAAGCGACCGAGTGA